A stretch of the Erinaceus europaeus chromosome 1, mEriEur2.1, whole genome shotgun sequence genome encodes the following:
- the GDF10 gene encoding growth/differentiation factor 10: MIDQKAMYFFNLTSMQDSEMILTATFHFYSEPWWPRAREAPCKQRAKNASCRLLPPGLPTRQHLVFHSLSQNTATHGLLRGAMALTPPLKGLWQAKDISPIVKAARRDGELLLSAQLESGEKDPEVSRPNHQAPYILIYANDLAISEPNSVAVTLQRYDPFQAGDTEPGAAPNSSVDPRVRRATQATGPLQDNELPGLDERPAHTSHTQHYHKHELWPSPFRALKPRVGRKDRRKKGQDVFLASSQVLNFDEQTMQKARRKQWDEPRVCSRRYLKVDFADIGWNEWIISPKSFDAYYCAGACEFPMPKIVRPSNHATIQSIVRAVGIIPGIPEPCCVPDKMNSLGVLFLDENRNVVLKVYPNMSVETCACR, encoded by the exons ATGATTGACCAGAAGGCCATGTACTTcttcaacctgacttccatgcAGGACTCGGAAATGATCCTCACGGCCACATTCCACTTCTACTCAGAGCCTTGGTGGCCCAGGGCACGGGAGGCACCCTGCAAGCAGCGGGCCAAGAACGCGTCCTGCCGCCTACTGCCCCCTGGGCTGCCCACACGCCAGCACCTGGTCTTCCACAGCCTCTCCCAGAACACGGCCACGCATGGGCTACTCCGTGGGGCCATGGCCCTGACACCCCCTCTGAAGGGCCTGTGGCAAGCCAAGGACATCTCCCCCATTGTCAAGGCTGCCCGCAGGGATGGTGAGCTGCTCCTCTCAGCCCAGCTGGAATCTGGGGAGAAAGACCCAGAGGTCTCCAGGCCCAACCACCAGGCACCCTATATCCTCATCTATGCCAATGACCTGGCCATCTCAGAGCCCAATAGTGTAGCAGTGACCCTACAGAGATATGACCCCTTCCAGGCTGGAGACACAGAGCCTGGTGCTGCTCCCAACAGCTCAGTGGACCCTCGAGTCCGTAGGGCCACACAGGCCACTGGACCCCTCCAGGACAATGAACTCCCAGGGCTGGACGAGAGGCCCGCACACACCTCCCACacccagcactaccacaagcaTGAACTCTGGCCTAGTCCATTCCGAGCACTAAAGCCCCGGGTAGGCCGTAAGGACCGGAGGAAGAAGGGCCAGGATGTGTTCTTGGCCTCCTCACAGGTGTTAAACTTTGATGAGCAGACAATGCAGAAAGCCCGGAGGAAGCAGTGGGATGAGCCGAGGGTCTGCTCCCGGAGATACCTCAAGGTGGACTTTGCGGACATTGGGTGGAATGAATGGATCATCTCCCCCAAGTCCTTTGACGCCTATTACTGTGCGGGAGCATGCGAGTTCCCTATGCCCAAG ATTGTCCGTCCATCGAACCATGCCACCATCCAGAGCATTGTCAGAGCTGTGGGTATCATCCCAGGCATCCCAGAGCCTTGCTGTGTTCCTGACAAGATGAACTCCCTTGGGGTCCTCTTCCTGGATGAGAACCGGAATGTGGTTTTGAAGGTATATCCTAACATGTCTGTGGAGACCTGTGCCTGCCGGTAA